In Mycolicibacterium tusciae JS617, one genomic interval encodes:
- a CDS encoding DpnII family type II restriction endonuclease, with amino-acid sequence MSTPVSFEQYLAALGAMTPHVDPTTTTPQTQSIRAAVDSLQAILPVTGQSLAQWANEHPRWAHVLGLVVGLSQEKLLMALKDGLGTSGAITLARDRPEELITFLTDRFDVIEMVNKQAGRKYGLADVLIARAGTRVTATRATAAGRSIEDMIEDIAKELRLPYATRTRFVGRGDQTGPADLVIPDSANAVIMVAAKGFDSTGSKLTAAYEEIAKMAAVRKPTQFVMAVVDGIGWKSRRADLRRIHDLWTTNDIDGLYTVSALNQFRNDLENAARLRGLITG; translated from the coding sequence GTGAGCACACCAGTCTCTTTCGAGCAGTATCTCGCTGCGCTGGGTGCGATGACCCCGCACGTCGACCCGACCACGACCACACCCCAGACGCAGAGTATTCGCGCCGCAGTCGACAGCCTCCAGGCCATCCTCCCCGTCACCGGTCAGTCCTTGGCGCAGTGGGCGAATGAGCATCCGCGGTGGGCGCATGTGCTGGGCCTGGTCGTCGGGCTGTCACAGGAAAAGCTACTTATGGCGCTCAAAGATGGGCTGGGCACCAGCGGGGCAATCACGCTGGCCCGAGATCGGCCCGAGGAGCTGATCACGTTCCTTACCGATCGATTTGATGTCATCGAAATGGTCAATAAGCAGGCCGGTCGCAAGTACGGCTTGGCCGACGTGCTCATCGCCCGTGCAGGAACCCGGGTGACCGCCACCAGAGCCACCGCCGCCGGCCGCTCGATCGAGGACATGATCGAAGATATCGCCAAGGAACTGCGGCTGCCGTACGCGACGAGAACACGTTTCGTCGGCCGCGGCGACCAAACTGGCCCCGCAGATCTCGTCATCCCCGATTCGGCCAACGCGGTCATCATGGTGGCCGCCAAGGGCTTCGACTCGACGGGAAGCAAGCTCACCGCGGCCTACGAAGAGATCGCCAAGATGGCCGCCGTACGCAAACCAACGCAGTTCGTCATGGCCGTCGTCGATGGCATCGGCTGGAAGTCACGCAGGGCCGACCTACGCCGCATCCACGACCTCTGGACCACCAACGACATCGACGGCCTCTACACCGTCTCTGCGCTCAACCAGTTCCGCAACGACCTGGAGAACGCCGCCCGTCTGCGCGGACTTATCACGGGTTAG
- a CDS encoding DNA adenine methylase — MGSKYRLLPHLERVFAELGGTTAVDAFSGSGVVSYLLKAQGYQVTSNDFLNFPTVIARASVANSSVRLEPELIDEICGPAADDRDFIQRRFDGLYFTAEDRQFLDSAWSHIDRLSGYRRDLAIAALVLSAARKQPRGVFTFTDSTLYADGRRDLRISLREHFRERVADYNRVVFSNGLRSTARCGDVFDIPETAPDLVYLDPPYAPPRDDNDYIKRYHFLEGLSVYWRGVTIMENTKTKKLEKRFTPFAYKRTIEDALSRTFEHFSDAGAIVLSYSSNAIPDATRILDLLGKVKPHVETIAIDHKYSFGTHAAATRRDVSEYLFIGRDE, encoded by the coding sequence ATGGGATCGAAGTACCGTCTCCTGCCGCACCTGGAGCGCGTCTTCGCCGAGCTCGGCGGTACCACTGCAGTCGATGCGTTCTCCGGCTCGGGGGTGGTGTCGTATCTGCTCAAGGCGCAGGGCTACCAGGTCACTTCCAACGACTTTTTGAACTTTCCTACCGTGATTGCCCGGGCGTCGGTGGCGAACTCTTCGGTTCGCCTAGAGCCTGAGCTGATCGATGAGATCTGTGGGCCCGCGGCTGATGACCGCGACTTCATTCAACGGAGGTTCGACGGGCTGTACTTCACTGCTGAGGACCGTCAGTTCCTCGATTCGGCGTGGTCGCACATCGACCGATTGAGTGGCTACCGGCGTGACCTGGCGATCGCCGCGTTGGTGTTATCGGCAGCGCGTAAGCAACCCCGCGGCGTGTTCACCTTCACTGACTCGACGCTTTATGCCGATGGTCGACGCGACTTGCGAATCTCCCTGCGGGAGCACTTTCGGGAGCGGGTAGCCGACTACAACCGCGTTGTATTTAGCAATGGACTGCGCAGCACCGCGCGCTGCGGGGATGTCTTCGATATCCCCGAGACGGCACCAGACCTGGTGTATCTGGATCCGCCATACGCGCCGCCTCGCGATGACAACGACTACATCAAGCGGTACCACTTCCTGGAGGGACTCAGCGTGTACTGGCGTGGGGTCACCATCATGGAGAACACCAAGACCAAGAAGCTTGAGAAGCGTTTCACGCCGTTCGCCTACAAGCGGACCATCGAGGATGCGCTGAGCCGTACGTTCGAGCATTTCAGCGACGCGGGGGCGATCGTGCTGTCGTATTCGTCGAATGCGATTCCCGACGCCACCCGGATCCTCGATCTGCTCGGCAAGGTCAAGCCCCACGTGGAAACCATCGCCATCGACCACAAATACAGCTTTGGTACGCATGCCGCCGCTACCCGGCGCGACGTGAGCGAGTACCTGTTCATCGGGCGAGACGAGTGA
- a CDS encoding DNA adenine methylase — translation MRADTAVVSPLAERSAGAQEAAARIAAMLPTHTHYVQLQSGGLEVLLHKPPSPAETINDTSLDIVTFWRLLRDRPDDLHRACALTPVSRIEFDTARGSGSQLGIDDLEKARRVWVRLSQSADGPARMRPQWRGIRRGRQHTDIEALAQRMKEVTLECLPAVKVVEALGGHRGVCFYADLRANLYDAQGADPGAAFRPGPDVVLSALSKTKAAAVVRVDHTEVEMTAPPGWAQATLTVQSGHPVLLWSNRPPPIQQPLFDVADATVGKETS, via the coding sequence ATGAGAGCAGACACCGCAGTGGTCTCCCCGCTGGCCGAACGGAGCGCGGGCGCTCAGGAGGCCGCCGCCCGGATCGCCGCGATGCTGCCCACCCACACCCACTACGTGCAGCTGCAGTCCGGGGGATTGGAGGTGCTGCTGCACAAACCCCCCAGCCCTGCCGAAACCATCAACGACACCAGCCTGGACATCGTGACGTTTTGGAGGCTGTTGCGCGACCGCCCCGACGATCTGCATCGCGCGTGCGCATTGACGCCGGTCAGCCGCATCGAGTTCGACACCGCCCGCGGTAGCGGTTCCCAACTTGGCATCGACGACCTTGAGAAAGCCCGCCGGGTGTGGGTGCGGCTGAGCCAAAGCGCCGACGGGCCTGCACGAATGCGCCCACAATGGCGAGGGATACGACGCGGTCGACAGCACACTGACATCGAGGCGCTGGCGCAGCGCATGAAGGAAGTCACGTTGGAATGCCTGCCTGCGGTCAAGGTCGTTGAAGCACTCGGCGGCCACCGCGGTGTGTGCTTCTACGCCGATCTGCGGGCGAACCTGTACGACGCCCAAGGCGCCGACCCCGGTGCGGCCTTTCGCCCCGGACCCGACGTTGTGCTGTCGGCGCTGTCCAAAACCAAAGCGGCAGCGGTGGTCCGAGTGGACCACACCGAAGTCGAGATGACGGCACCGCCCGGCTGGGCACAGGCCACGCTGACCGTCCAGTCCGGGCATCCGGTGCTGCTGTGGTCGAACAGGCCGCCACCGATCCAGCAGCCGCTGTTCGACGTCGCGGACGCCACGGTTGGCAAGGAGACGTCGTGA
- a CDS encoding DUF1173 family protein, with the protein MTMPIPPTFDVAGSLVDDVHAATAQQVLSRAKAARLRPLCLCQSPGVEMYIAAAGHDLIVKRMPGTAGWHDHRCRSWLPPGELSGYGAVAERSIVDNPADGTTALRLGFSLSKAGNRAAPEPSDSLSNTVQADGSKLSLRAVLHYLWDEAELTSWHAAYAGHRSWAVVYRRLRAAVDGKLVRKSPLATSLFVPEPFSADRKTEIEQRRIRAWAPARRQPGKTTKLLIGVGEIKAIEPAVHGFKVQVRHQPGHPWFLEEDLYRKLTKRFATELEMWRMAEAGEVRLLAICTFSVSRAGYANVEHLSLMTTDRNWLPFTGDADRTLLNTAIDEDRSFRKVLSYNGGTVAMASLIFTDTTPAIAAFIDRPAGQADGDTAAIAGLPVWNWRTDEDMPDLPSPTS; encoded by the coding sequence ATGACCATGCCGATACCACCTACGTTTGACGTCGCCGGCAGCCTAGTTGACGATGTGCACGCTGCGACGGCCCAACAGGTACTGAGTCGAGCGAAAGCCGCGCGGCTGCGACCGCTGTGCTTGTGCCAGTCGCCAGGGGTGGAAATGTACATCGCCGCCGCTGGACACGACCTCATCGTCAAACGGATGCCCGGAACGGCGGGCTGGCATGACCATCGGTGTCGCTCCTGGCTGCCTCCCGGTGAGCTTTCGGGTTACGGAGCTGTTGCTGAGCGGTCAATCGTCGACAACCCTGCGGACGGCACAACGGCGCTGCGGCTCGGGTTTTCACTGTCGAAGGCCGGGAATCGGGCCGCCCCTGAGCCTTCCGATTCCCTGTCAAACACGGTCCAGGCAGACGGCAGCAAGCTATCGCTGCGTGCTGTGCTGCACTACCTGTGGGACGAGGCGGAACTGACTAGTTGGCACGCGGCTTACGCCGGGCACCGTTCCTGGGCGGTCGTCTACCGGCGTCTGCGAGCAGCCGTGGACGGCAAACTCGTCCGCAAGAGCCCACTGGCCACGTCGCTGTTCGTGCCCGAGCCGTTCTCGGCCGACCGCAAGACCGAGATCGAGCAACGTCGGATTAGAGCATGGGCGCCGGCGCGGCGTCAGCCAGGGAAGACCACCAAGTTGTTGATCGGGGTGGGTGAAATCAAGGCAATCGAGCCAGCCGTTCATGGCTTCAAAGTGCAGGTGCGCCACCAGCCGGGGCACCCCTGGTTCCTTGAGGAGGACCTGTACCGCAAGCTCACCAAGCGGTTCGCCACCGAACTCGAAATGTGGCGCATGGCCGAAGCGGGCGAGGTGCGGCTACTAGCGATCTGCACCTTCTCGGTTTCGCGGGCCGGATACGCGAACGTCGAACACCTTTCACTGATGACGACCGATCGCAACTGGCTACCGTTCACCGGCGACGCCGACCGCACCCTGCTCAATACCGCCATCGACGAGGACCGATCGTTCCGAAAAGTGCTGTCGTATAACGGCGGCACGGTAGCGATGGCGTCCCTGATTTTCACCGACACCACTCCCGCGATAGCCGCATTCATCGACCGTCCTGCCGGACAAGCCGATGGTGATACGGCGGCGATAGCCGGACTGCCGGTGTGGAACTGGCGTACCGACGAAGACATGCCGGATCTGCCCTCACCAACGTCCTGA
- a CDS encoding ATP-binding protein gives MSDDPDRPRRARVYADVRDFPIYLSHIDDNTRLWFAPWRIWDGATFLLGAAATVWATRHWLDSGHAVTIFLFGAALTAGLTFLARQMPVSRPSPLYRILWMLEGLVHTRRTADVDGRRDAWLSPPDEVIDNLVFTAGGVYAEFLVDGQPGGMMSYDRKDAVARGHRPLVRQLPSGMLLWCANVRINPRQLLRRMLSGYGHHTAWIQEVRDWEQFIQIEPFYEQIFGLRIPVDAGMEGRSGAGGLAKVATVVAGRDPDDPQSLAGYREMVDKLLTKIPRQFNARPATPRQIHWWYRRRWSLGAVSEPFPHEPGGPDRLSRDDFAALMPAEFDCGDQLARRGHRSWWRRIVPSVAAVVVIRRQQQPASYQSMLAVAQLPRAGLVYPRAEYLLSLYDVDVDSDVEVDWFQHISTRSAERALNRIDRAQRNLDDQAFQRGSVRASNSDLAERYAAGEEYNAKLRASKLEREVCASTVVAVGANNRAAVDQATQQMQTHFAEELDSTLSRWGGSAQIGLWQTGLPGSEERSPRNQFDQPTTTTEWARFSPLVSNELGNETGILFARNMATRRPSPVLLDPEGAAQRRGAPGVLFFGPPGGGKSQGAKRVVTELIARNSQCSIVDPGTNREWEPALAHLGDRVIYINPTRGDVSMDGLRIFRREIAVERTLDHLLPMMGVEPDAEVARQLRYLLRPDQRVAESMGALVRYLNSLRGEQAREYAELTAKLDMWANIDYLRSMFDESLPVPPIAEKDAVVWLTSELELPTTAQTEDLHQYRRQSARARAGFAIYGMIAAITREAYTGHTRRPGGFGWFVAEEARTYFSSPVGQEDAVRLITQGRKERYGLIAISQHVEHFAGIPTKDLPTRIITPFKPIERDQARAEFKAIGIDPEEYPEVLDLRTVEGHGYAYMIDEFGRAGLVDMLPPVQQERVEAFDTRGINAGDRQPC, from the coding sequence GTGTCCGACGACCCAGACCGGCCGCGCCGAGCGCGGGTCTATGCCGATGTCCGCGACTTTCCCATCTACTTGTCGCACATCGACGACAACACCCGTCTGTGGTTCGCGCCGTGGCGCATCTGGGATGGGGCGACGTTCCTGCTCGGGGCCGCAGCCACAGTGTGGGCCACCCGGCACTGGCTCGATTCAGGGCACGCGGTCACAATCTTCCTGTTCGGCGCGGCCCTGACCGCCGGGCTGACCTTCCTGGCCCGGCAGATGCCAGTGTCGCGGCCCAGCCCGCTCTACCGCATCCTGTGGATGCTGGAGGGACTGGTGCACACCCGGCGTACCGCTGATGTCGACGGTCGCCGCGATGCGTGGCTGTCTCCACCGGATGAGGTGATCGACAACCTGGTCTTCACCGCTGGTGGCGTGTATGCCGAGTTCCTGGTGGACGGCCAACCGGGCGGCATGATGTCCTACGACCGCAAGGACGCCGTCGCGCGAGGTCATCGTCCCCTGGTGCGACAACTACCGTCGGGCATGCTGCTGTGGTGCGCCAATGTGCGCATCAATCCGCGACAACTGTTGCGGCGCATGCTCTCTGGCTACGGACACCATACTGCCTGGATTCAGGAGGTCCGCGACTGGGAGCAGTTCATCCAGATCGAACCGTTCTACGAGCAGATCTTTGGACTGCGAATCCCGGTCGACGCAGGGATGGAGGGCCGCAGCGGGGCCGGTGGGCTGGCCAAGGTAGCGACCGTGGTCGCCGGGCGTGACCCCGACGACCCGCAGTCCCTGGCCGGCTACCGCGAGATGGTCGACAAGCTGCTGACGAAGATCCCGCGACAGTTCAACGCCCGTCCTGCCACGCCCCGCCAGATTCACTGGTGGTATCGGCGCCGCTGGTCGTTGGGTGCGGTGTCGGAACCTTTCCCGCACGAACCGGGCGGTCCGGATCGGTTGTCTCGCGACGACTTTGCGGCGTTGATGCCCGCTGAGTTCGATTGCGGCGACCAACTTGCCCGTCGCGGGCATCGGTCTTGGTGGCGACGCATCGTGCCGTCAGTGGCCGCGGTGGTGGTCATCCGGCGCCAGCAGCAACCCGCGAGCTATCAGAGCATGCTCGCTGTCGCCCAGCTTCCTCGCGCGGGCCTGGTGTATCCGCGTGCGGAGTATCTGCTGTCGCTCTACGACGTCGATGTTGACAGTGACGTCGAGGTCGACTGGTTTCAGCACATCAGCACCCGCTCTGCCGAACGGGCGCTCAACCGAATCGACCGTGCCCAGCGCAATCTCGATGACCAGGCCTTCCAGCGAGGGTCGGTGCGGGCCAGCAACAGCGACCTGGCCGAGCGGTACGCCGCCGGCGAGGAGTACAACGCGAAACTGCGGGCCAGCAAGCTGGAACGCGAGGTCTGCGCCTCGACCGTCGTCGCCGTGGGTGCCAACAACCGGGCTGCTGTCGATCAAGCCACCCAGCAGATGCAGACGCACTTCGCCGAGGAACTCGACAGCACCTTGAGCCGCTGGGGTGGCAGTGCCCAGATCGGGCTGTGGCAGACCGGTCTGCCCGGCAGTGAGGAACGCAGCCCCCGCAATCAATTCGACCAGCCCACCACCACCACCGAGTGGGCTCGGTTCTCTCCGCTGGTGTCCAACGAGCTGGGCAACGAGACCGGAATCCTGTTCGCCCGCAACATGGCGACCCGTCGGCCGAGTCCGGTCCTGCTAGACCCCGAAGGCGCTGCGCAGCGCCGCGGTGCGCCGGGGGTGCTGTTTTTCGGCCCGCCCGGTGGCGGAAAGTCACAGGGCGCCAAGCGGGTCGTCACCGAGTTGATCGCCCGCAACAGCCAGTGCTCGATCGTTGACCCCGGCACCAATCGGGAGTGGGAGCCGGCCCTGGCGCATCTGGGGGATCGGGTGATCTACATCAACCCGACCCGCGGCGATGTGTCGATGGACGGTCTGCGCATCTTCCGTCGGGAGATCGCTGTCGAGCGGACGTTGGATCACCTGCTGCCGATGATGGGCGTCGAACCGGATGCCGAGGTCGCCCGCCAGTTGAGGTATCTGCTGCGCCCCGACCAGCGGGTGGCCGAAAGCATGGGCGCGCTGGTGCGCTACCTCAACAGCCTGCGCGGCGAACAGGCTCGCGAGTACGCGGAGCTGACCGCCAAGCTCGACATGTGGGCCAACATCGACTATTTGCGGTCGATGTTCGACGAGTCCCTTCCTGTGCCGCCGATCGCGGAGAAAGACGCTGTGGTGTGGCTGACCTCCGAGCTGGAGCTACCGACCACCGCCCAGACCGAGGACCTGCATCAGTACCGCCGCCAAAGCGCGCGTGCCAGAGCAGGGTTCGCAATCTACGGCATGATCGCTGCAATCACCCGCGAGGCCTACACCGGGCACACCCGTAGGCCAGGGGGGTTCGGCTGGTTCGTCGCGGAGGAGGCCCGGACCTACTTCTCGTCCCCGGTCGGGCAGGAAGACGCGGTGCGACTGATTACTCAGGGCCGCAAAGAACGCTACGGGCTGATCGCGATCTCACAGCATGTGGAGCACTTCGCGGGCATCCCCACCAAAGACCTGCCGACACGGATCATCACCCCGTTCAAACCCATCGAACGAGACCAGGCCCGCGCAGAGTTCAAGGCCATCGGCATCGACCCCGAGGAGTACCCCGAGGTGCTCGATCTGCGCACGGTCGAGGGCCACGGGTATGCGTACATGATCGATGAGTTCGGACGGGCCGGCCTGGTGGACATGCTGCCCCCGGTGCAGCAGGAGCGGGTGGAAGCGTTCGACACCCGAGGAATCAATGCCGGAGACCGGCAGCCATGCTGA
- a CDS encoding conjugal transfer protein: MSKTWQRRVQRGKRAATAAGKPLVLGLAALAGLNLVWQFLFGSPPDLITPSREVVNKSAVVSAFAQDYVSVWLTASQSDVASLSQFVTVDNANLALPSTPAVVINTPTVVAVTYAGVAGKDGDAEVFSVVVGVTQRPYESASPQRALYRVPVLWSRYGPRAASLPARISGPGAGADLPLSYPTTLSESDPAYSVASGFLTAYLTGDGLVERYVTAESKLLGVAGAYQSITVSGITAISPPPTTPGDGQTVRVLATVTAVNSQYAPTELSYPLTLTGVGGRWLVAAIDFAPAVSTDDALVPATVDTDWRSAQTPN; the protein is encoded by the coding sequence ATGAGCAAGACGTGGCAGCGGCGAGTGCAGCGCGGCAAGCGGGCTGCCACTGCAGCCGGTAAGCCGCTGGTGCTGGGCTTGGCAGCACTGGCGGGCCTGAACCTGGTGTGGCAGTTCCTGTTCGGGTCGCCACCGGATCTCATCACCCCGTCACGCGAAGTGGTGAACAAGTCGGCTGTGGTCAGCGCATTCGCCCAGGACTACGTATCGGTGTGGCTGACGGCCAGCCAGTCCGACGTGGCCAGCCTCAGCCAGTTCGTCACGGTCGATAACGCCAATCTGGCGCTTCCTTCCACACCGGCGGTGGTCATCAACACCCCCACAGTGGTGGCGGTCACCTACGCGGGCGTGGCGGGCAAGGACGGTGACGCCGAGGTGTTCTCCGTGGTGGTCGGCGTCACGCAGCGGCCTTACGAGTCGGCCAGCCCGCAGCGGGCGCTGTATCGGGTCCCGGTGCTGTGGTCGCGGTACGGCCCGCGGGCAGCGTCGCTGCCTGCACGGATCAGTGGGCCCGGCGCCGGCGCGGACCTTCCGCTGAGCTATCCGACCACATTGAGTGAATCCGACCCGGCCTACTCGGTGGCCTCCGGGTTTCTTACCGCCTACCTGACCGGCGACGGGCTGGTGGAGCGGTACGTGACCGCCGAGTCGAAGCTCCTCGGTGTTGCGGGGGCCTACCAGAGCATCACCGTGTCAGGGATCACCGCTATCTCACCGCCCCCGACGACACCGGGCGACGGGCAGACCGTGCGCGTCCTGGCCACCGTCACGGCGGTCAACTCACAGTACGCCCCAACGGAATTGAGCTATCCGCTGACGCTGACCGGGGTGGGTGGACGCTGGCTGGTCGCGGCCATCGACTTCGCTCCGGCGGTGTCCACCGACGACGCGCTGGTTCCGGCAACGGTGGACACCGACTGGCGTAGCGCCCAGACCCCGAACTGA